The Stappia sp. genome window below encodes:
- the phnN gene encoding phosphonate metabolism protein/1,5-bisphosphokinase (PRPP-forming) PhnN encodes MPSATPGCLIAVVGPSGVGKDTLMSAARDRLAGRGDLFFVRRTITRPQASDAEVHIPVTDAAFDRARADGAFCFWWEAHGLKYGLPASLVGDLAAGRHAVVNGSRKVLADMAHRFPRLAIVSLTARPEVVARRLAARGRESAEEIARRLSRTVEIPAVAPMRTVDNSDDLGTAIADLVAAIESFAQTPARSA; translated from the coding sequence ATGCCGTCCGCGACCCCGGGCTGCCTGATCGCCGTGGTGGGCCCGAGCGGGGTCGGCAAGGACACCTTGATGAGCGCGGCGCGGGACCGGCTTGCCGGACGCGGCGACCTCTTTTTCGTCCGCCGCACCATCACCCGGCCGCAGGCAAGCGATGCCGAAGTGCATATACCGGTCACCGATGCCGCCTTCGACCGGGCGCGCGCGGACGGCGCCTTCTGCTTCTGGTGGGAAGCGCATGGCCTGAAGTACGGCCTGCCCGCCTCCCTCGTCGGCGATCTCGCGGCGGGGCGGCACGCGGTGGTCAACGGCTCGCGCAAGGTGCTCGCCGACATGGCGCACAGGTTTCCGCGCCTCGCCATCGTGTCGCTGACGGCACGGCCGGAGGTGGTGGCACGGCGTCTGGCGGCCCGCGGCCGGGAAAGCGCGGAGGAGATCGCCCGGCGCCTGTCGCGCACGGTGGAGATTCCGGCCGTCGCGCCGATGCGCACAGTAGACAACAGCGACGATCTCGGCACCGCCATCGCCGACCTCGTCGCGGCGATCGAGAGCTTTGCGCAAACGCCCGCCCGCTCCGCGTGA
- a CDS encoding DUF1045 domain-containing protein, whose amino-acid sequence MRYAVYFTPPSSHEVVRRAESWLGRSVFGRVVAPAPIGGLSADARAPLVRAPARYGFHATLKAPFKLAEQAREADLIAGVDAFAAGHAPVPALRLEVSRLGGFFALTPAAPSPELQALADAVVHRFEPFRAPLTEADIARRNPDALSPRQRAYLTDWGYPFVFEEFRFHMTLSERLSDPEASTVGSALRAHFKEALAAPLPIDRIAVYRETARGAPFTCIHEAALVRDAATHPA is encoded by the coding sequence ATGCGATACGCCGTCTATTTCACGCCGCCTTCGTCGCATGAGGTGGTTCGGCGTGCGGAAAGCTGGCTCGGCCGCAGCGTCTTCGGACGCGTGGTCGCGCCCGCGCCCATCGGTGGCCTGTCGGCGGACGCCCGCGCGCCGCTGGTGCGCGCGCCTGCGCGCTACGGGTTCCACGCCACGCTCAAGGCGCCGTTCAAGCTCGCGGAGCAGGCGCGCGAGGCCGACCTGATCGCCGGGGTGGATGCCTTCGCCGCCGGCCATGCGCCGGTGCCGGCCCTGCGGCTGGAGGTCTCGCGGCTTGGCGGCTTCTTCGCGCTGACGCCGGCGGCGCCGTCGCCGGAGCTGCAGGCGCTGGCGGACGCGGTGGTGCATCGCTTCGAGCCGTTTCGCGCGCCGCTCACCGAGGCGGACATCGCCCGGCGCAACCCCGACGCGCTGTCGCCGCGCCAGCGGGCCTATCTGACGGATTGGGGCTATCCCTTCGTCTTCGAGGAGTTTCGCTTCCACATGACGCTGAGCGAGCGGCTGTCGGACCCCGAGGCCTCGACCGTCGGATCGGCCCTGCGCGCTCACTTCAAGGAGGCGCTGGCGGCGCCCTTGCCCATCGACCGGATCGCGGTTTATCGCGAGACGGCGCGGGGCGCCCCCTTCACCTGCATTCACGAGGCGGCGCTTGTCCGCGACGCCGCGACCCACCCGGCCTGA
- a CDS encoding alpha-D-ribose 1-methylphosphonate 5-triphosphate diphosphatase gives MEKTLTNARIVLGDEVITGSVHVKDGAIVGLDTAPSSVTQAEDMEGDFLIPGLVELHTDHLENHYMPRPKVQWNPIAAVCAHDAQVSTSGITTVFDALRVGLDEDADVTGHDMRRLADAIEAGVARGRLRADHFIHLRCEVSAANCMEMFQLFDGDPRVRLASLMDHSPGQRQFASLDAYAVYYKGKMRMTDAEFTAFCEKRLKESATYSDKNRKAVAEVARERGIVLASHDDATRDHVEEAVDLGIRVAEFPTTVEAARASKEQGLAVLMGAPNVVRGGSHSGNVSARDLAERGLLDILSSDYIPFSMIQSAFFLGEVVEEVSLPQAVAMVTRNPAAAAGLDDRGEIALGKRADLVRVRVEEHIPIVRCVWREGRRVA, from the coding sequence ATGGAAAAGACGCTGACCAATGCCCGGATCGTTCTGGGCGACGAGGTGATCACCGGTTCGGTGCATGTGAAGGACGGCGCCATCGTCGGCCTGGACACCGCGCCGAGCAGTGTGACGCAGGCGGAAGACATGGAAGGCGACTTCCTCATTCCCGGCCTGGTCGAGCTGCATACCGACCATCTCGAGAACCACTACATGCCGCGCCCCAAGGTGCAATGGAACCCGATCGCGGCCGTATGCGCGCATGACGCGCAGGTGTCGACCAGCGGCATCACCACCGTGTTCGACGCGCTGCGCGTCGGCCTCGACGAGGATGCGGACGTCACCGGCCACGACATGCGGCGGCTGGCCGACGCCATCGAGGCGGGCGTGGCGCGCGGGCGGCTCAGGGCCGATCATTTCATTCATCTGCGCTGCGAGGTGTCCGCGGCCAACTGCATGGAGATGTTCCAGCTTTTCGATGGCGATCCGCGCGTGCGGCTCGCCTCGCTGATGGATCACTCGCCCGGGCAGCGCCAGTTCGCGAGCCTCGATGCCTATGCCGTCTACTACAAGGGCAAGATGCGCATGACGGACGCGGAGTTTACCGCGTTCTGCGAGAAGCGCCTGAAGGAGTCGGCCACCTATTCGGACAAGAACCGCAAGGCGGTGGCCGAGGTTGCGCGCGAGCGCGGCATCGTGCTGGCGAGCCACGACGACGCGACGCGCGACCATGTCGAGGAGGCGGTCGACCTCGGCATCCGCGTGGCCGAGTTTCCAACCACGGTGGAGGCGGCGCGGGCGTCGAAGGAGCAGGGCCTTGCCGTGCTGATGGGCGCGCCGAACGTCGTGCGCGGCGGGTCGCACTCCGGCAACGTGTCGGCACGCGATCTGGCCGAGCGGGGGCTGCTCGACATCCTGTCGTCCGACTACATCCCCTTCAGCATGATCCAGTCCGCCTTCTTCCTGGGCGAGGTGGTCGAGGAGGTGTCCCTGCCGCAGGCGGTGGCCATGGTGACGCGCAATCCCGCCGCCGCCGCAGGTCTGGACGACCGCGGCGAGATCGCGCTCGGCAAGCGCGCCGATCTGGTGCGGGTGCGGGTGGAGGAGCATATCCCCATCGTGCGCTGCGTGTGGCGCGAGGGGCGCCGGGTGGCGTGA